gaaatcagaccatgttcaagggatgccaggaaacctgaagcaggagagtcattgtcctatatgtgctgtactgggctacatcttgtgaggattggttccagttattgctcatgagtttctgggttgtgacctcagtctccaaaagagcaggcttgtatttcctcagaccacctttcctacagtacatgggtgaatactggagatagtCTGCATTAAttatgtgtcagtaaggtttttgcacacctcagccaagttctgaaccaggcatggaaacccccataaacacacctgtgatgcccctggggtaataaatacaccgctgctgaatctcctttactcaccaacacccttgtattcacctttgctgcactctagtgcagtacgcaagtatcactagtgttcagtttctacactgaaaagatagatggcaagagctgcataacagtgtctacaatactggcaagtcctttgggctcttaatcctgttccacaatcacaggtcaatcagttctttctcacaagatctctgcctcttccaccctccaacttcagcagcagaggaactaTTCTTTCGTGTCTGCGTCCCTATCTCCATGACACACTCCGTGGgtagagggaaagcagtgtggggaggcccaaagcgtgtgtgttaagagcattgttgccacgatgtgtacagctagaggggacaagttaagactgagtacataggcagtgctgcagctacctattgactccttgactctgtaacaccagaaacttcctcttgacagatatttctggaaatggcatataactgaaaaataagcaaagaagacaccaattaaaccaaagggtaaaaaaaatggagttctttctaattcataaaatgcacctcacaaaagtcactcaacagtaatgcctcttttcaaaggcaggatttcatagtcatgcttgaacaaagcaaagaagcaagatcagaaaacttgcacagtttatatttgctagtctcctacagtttgcctgctattctcctctgatgacctctcggagcactttaggcagtttcatcaaaacctctcagctccaagctgcttcttatgtgtcacgagagcagtccacatctctgccagggctgaaaactacaggggatgaaacggacagcctgaatgtctagctccatttctcattctgcaaaaacaacttccaagagcatctgcaagaacaactctctttctctctccagatggggaagttgtggcagaaatatttcaagtaaattgcacagcagaagcacaagcttaccagaagcaatgagatcgcagaggcatgtgaagttttctttgtcagaaagaatcagtggatggggagctaaaatatatattttggacagctattagagtaatctctacagggtgactctggagcgtgatcacctagaccatgtcacattatgtgggggtttgcttgcgttcttgcttgctttccaatgctgtccagataaatggacttcatttagtattagctatgtgcttcttttggaaacatttctatttaaaatcaatgtcatggctgaccatttgcccgagtttgtgttcacattacccttgcaatcaaacattttttgagtaaagatgtctcttacacgtgtcagatattttttcccttcgaagacaatatttcacatatgctttcttctttcttattaacttgctcttaccattgcatgtttgcagcataaatagatatcagaactgtgctatatgactgttggcacttagacatctggtctgtacaagtttgaaacaagaagtaaacgaggaaattatttcaagactttaaaaacgtttgtggtcaggcctcactacttgccaggtatttttactcaggcaatgcaaaatacagaagcagctgtttagtcctcatataaagtcattataagaatctgggccaatgtgtagaggaatagaatgctgttgttgttgttgtagtcgccttccataaactatggtcccactgttgcctgctagcatccagcagctggaagagaaatcagaaaaatcatggcattcttccccaaaacattaaaaaaaaaaaaacagtttttaaattatgagccttagcttgaactggccgtgtgccctaacgccctagcagtttcagtatgaagggggtcagtgggccccatctgtctttctacctgccccacctacggtgagacagagcaacctctgaaggcgcctgtccctctctgttgacagtggtgctgagctagacaactgtccttcattgcatgaagaatttagactgctacaaataggtggggatgatcccacctttagctgtgtccacagagtgtgaatgctgggtgagggacagtATCCctgtaagccttgagaatcaggatttatcccagttccgtcctgctggctgccatccacataacccaccacggtgaggagaggacactgagacgtccgcagtgtactggagcatgcctgtgaaatgggaacccactctgccaccccctgcatagagcagaggacattcagggaaccagagcatttgtgacattgtcccacggtttggtccgtagatgtgccactctcctgtgcagggaacaccttcttatcttgaatcacacttaagccatgttaaggtgcaacacaagtgcaagccagtgtttctagggaacgtgaagtgaaggaagaaaaaagaaagtgctttagttactttcagagtgcattacacagatgtctttctccctcacgcagctcatttgctcttttcctcctggcaaggtaggagtcagggtcccgtggctcctcgtggctcctttggccttgtggagaaccttagctgctacaactaacctccctgtggcagctgtgactggctctgagatgatttaatcttccatcttcacatttcttctcttccctcctgcaggagtagctgctccagctattcccttggaatacatgtttcttcctttgcctgggcctgtagatgtgccctgttgggctaggagttatcctgcatacagaaattattcccaaacaactcttttttttcattgactcataaaattgtgccccccaatgctttctttgcccccaaatgctttctttggtggcgacaatttcctacggtgagcaatttatctttcacttggatctttgattctctattagtcataaacattaaaatgcaaaatctgaggcagagatgaagggcagaggggatggctaggaaggagggcattagtgataggtgaactactgcagaaaggcagagagttgcactggaatgggaaggggagaagcttctcctcatatcatctgcatcagcaaatgacccaaccagcatctaagatcagcagtttaattgctaacccatggattcagcatatgacaatgcagtactcctaagaaggcatttactccaaagtaaaggggaaggaagcctttggcacaattgcttccagcagcagatgaccaacagccttgcagacaccctgggctattgtttcctagctgagtaaattacagagtagatggattttgtctgacggaaagtttacacccgggagagctcggactaatgggatgctctgcctggaacacattttaatatttttgatagcattcatttatttatttgctggtgtctcagcagtgcttggaagccccagtcctgggcctgtgctattcaagaagagaacataaagggaatccctgctagtcacagagtttacaatgccattccaatcaaaacatgaactttcagggtcttcctaattactgcaacagctaaaaccaagcttttcttcaaaagggagctttcagtaaactttccaaaatggaattatagtgagagagacttgattttctcagctcctgagaaaatgttaccacagttctacacctcacccttttcacgccaaacttttctattccacaatTTTCTCATggcccttttcatctcctcatttctcagcgtgtagatgagtgggttcagcatgggtgtgatgacagtgtaaaacacagctaacctcttgtcctccgagagattgctggatgggcgtatgtaggtgaatatgcatggcccaaagaagagaatcaccacagtaatgtgggacccacaggtggagagggctttgtaccgcgcttcagacgttcgccttttcaaggaaaacaaaatgacaatgtaggatgtgaccaggatgaagaaagagaccaaacaaatcattccactattggcaacgacaatgacgcccacaacataggtgtcggtacaggccagttgtagtaggggacggacatcacagaagtagtggtcaattttgttgggaccgcaaaaagggaggctaacggttatgagggtctgcaccagggagtgcacaaagccccccacccatgaacccatcaccatccagccacacacacgcctggtcatgagggtggtgtagtgcaggggtctgcatatggcaaagtagcgatcataggccatcactgtgaggatgaagatttcAGCGCCGccaaagaaatgtaacccaaatagctgtgccatgcaacccacaaaggaaatggttttcttctcaataaggaagtcagcaatcattttgggagctgtgacagaagagaggcaaatatctgcaatggacaggtggcagagaaagaaatacatgggggagttcagacgttgactgctaactacagtgacaacaatgagcagatttcctgccacagtaacaatatagaagaacaaaaacaccacaaaacatattttctgcaccccttggttatttgaaaggcccagaagaatgaattccttcacacagcttacattctccatgttggtcagtcaggtggcaatatgcaatatacagcttatacacctgggaaaataaagacagacacatggttcatcagcattttttcattattaatgatgagttctatatcagaagtggatacaaaccaagaaagatatagcattagtattaagcttataaagtgtttagtttctgtcatgttttttttttaatggctatttaattctccacagtacaaaacttctgtcatggctttggtggcacagagataggtgcactttgtgatatgttccttaatcctggtcctccaggattttgaaggactggctccatggctgatgatagccttccatgcactaaggacaaggccagagtgttcaccttgggcactacaaggcagataatgcagcatgtttgccctcaggggagacaaagtccctgacagcaatctttgtaaaatgggtgtctttaagaatacctggaaatattgctcagaatgatgattggctttataagtacaaatgatctttgaattcttgtttagaagggaaatgtacccacatgcagagaaaagaactctcttgtgtatagacattttgaaacgtaaatatgaaatgtcacaggctgaaaaatgagtcctgggaaggttatctatcatggaggggaaaaaaattgcacatatgacttaatgtagtatttcacattgttctaaatctcagcattgtttctatcagaggaaggaagaatgaaagactcttgtgagatcttctgtcccagcactgtactgattttacccagtatgatttttgatacgctctgcgtgatcctttcaagggttaacttagcttaatgaagctaatctaactaaactccttcaacagccagtataagtctctctgtaggctgattcagaatgactaaattagggtcctttgcagaacccttttttcctccactcactatgaggagcttaagcaaattagcaccaccaggttagaatgacctttggagaataatcccttttggtgcctgaaagtagctcagagctttttgtaatgccatccacctgttttaggttatggctgagctccttgtccctaggcatttctacatccgtacagtttctcattcgagacaaggtcacattccagcataaacatgggacttctttggttcaccctgtattccagctacaacccatcgagcattacatgtcactaataaatgagtagcctacatctttagaaagagtgtaacgtctctagcttgccattatgcacccagaccaccagaattcccttggtcaaagaagtctgggaaccaccagattaaactcttcacagagagtttaaggtcagccaaaagcaggcactcttttaataaaaatatccactgtatgggcttccttctagcatcaaaacattccccgtcagctggtgttaaaatgcaccattttaagtcctgcagaattacatcacaaccaggtcttctcatttgtgttggtgatctgtgagcaaatctgtggaatgattcagttaagccaagttatctaccaactacttccatctgcagcataatcagaaactctcgtgcaggcacaaagtgatcaagcatccacaggaaacactgaaactgagaaaacccaagattcctttcaaacccacaaagtgaagccaagagaggaagtggggaaagttagggacttttcctatgcttgcagttgtacttacactagatgacagtttttcaagcagaagggtaaactttacatggatggttccctttcagatatttcaacaaggaaaaggatcaataagaacaacgtgaggtcagtttctcgctcgtcttaccaggtcatgatcttttctacccctcttccttctactgagcaacgacgtagacttctcaacaaaataaatgacagggatgaaatgagcacacctttatggctgtgcagtacccagtcgaaaagaaatagctgggctccatccaagccagagcatgactggaagcataccacagcaatcgcagggccatatttaggcagtcagaaaggagtgaccaagagagaaatggtcaggggaaactgtatgcctgaataccagcagatggcaaattcctgagctaaaaacaaggcgTGCacctacaaaaggaccgattcacaattcagacagctcggctatgtatattgcttgaaaaggtcctttccatcaccaccaaactgcatttaacaaactacccatctgtctgatctcatctcatcgccttaagtcatgtaggcacctgtacctaagctaggcagattacacctgaccagtctacttgtagatgtgatgaatcatgtgctgcaggtacccgtttcttactgtggactccaagaggattactagaatgaataactcagtagaggattgccaccagttatggcttatctcttcaagtgcctttgcaggggtagacctgagctatatgacataatgcaatcagctgcaaaataaaatgaatctcatgtgtactcttaacatctcaaaaagggtgagaaattgcaccatctccttactgcatgcattcttccctaaaatctcaggtggttatgggaaacaaaagaataattttgaagcaatcgaatctgcggctgtagaactagctctgtatataattctagccaaagataactagaggtaacttcagtggaagttcctttctgtattttcacatttgttcaagaagaaaggaaaaggaagaggaaagcaaagcaaaacaaagcaaagcaaagcaaagcgagaagccagagaagctgcaaaacttacctcgcctgtgtttagagatctaatattttgtgtaagggctgtacaactttatctcctcaacttctgtcttccctggtatgaatgtgttataGCACAGcgtctttaaagaacatagaatggcttctggaaatcttccaaaacttgcttaggaggtggctgttagtgtataatccaaccccatctaatgtattacttgctttcgtgtgtcacaagtgtatcttgatatTTCCTGCCTATGTgggaagtggtttaataggctgtgtggatgatgtgacctgggtgtgctgaatgatgctttcatatcccagcagctgcaaaaagtgCTGAGAAGAAAAGCGTAcgaacctttaaccctctcccaggaaatcttccacctgaagggctcttggggctggaggagggaggggtggaggcttggtgaagggaaggcatgaaagaaactggcaaaggaggagaatgagttctgtcttgactgaaaagtttaagtaaatatattttaaagaaacagttgtcagtcaatgcttttataatgatatcacaaaggcatttcagggtttctccataagaaacaacagtcaaaggagtagctgagtattcaactggacaagcatatgcatgggcctatgcagctaacgcttctcggagttcttccttactccaagctgacagttgtatggatttcccatgtgtaaagggccattag
This is a stretch of genomic DNA from Apteryx mantelli isolate bAptMan1 chromosome 4, bAptMan1.hap1, whole genome shotgun sequence. It encodes these proteins:
- the LOC136991792 gene encoding olfactory receptor 4S2-like, whose protein sequence is MENVSCVKEFILLGLSNNQGVQKICFVVFLFFYIVTVAGNLLIVVTVVSSQRLNSPMYFFLCHLSIADICLSSVTAPKMIADFLIEKKTISFVGCMAQLFGLHFFGGAEIFILTVMAYDRYFAICRPLHYTTLMTRRVCGWMVMGSWVGGFVHSLVQTLITVSLPFCGPNKIDHYFCDVRPLLQLACTDTYVVGVIVVANSGMICLVSFFILVTSYIVILFSLKRRTSEARYKALSTCGSHITVVILFFGPCIFTYIRPSSNLSEDKRLAVFYTVITPMLNPLIYTLRNEEMKRAMRKLWNRKVWREKGEV